Below is a genomic region from Methanococcus vannielii SB.
TAACTATAGAAATTGACATGGAAAAATGTATTGCGTGTGGTAATTGTTTAGAATGTGAATACGATGCAATATCGGTTTATTCGGAAGATATAGGCATATCTATTGATAAAGAAAAGTGCGTTCTTTGTCTACAGTGTGTTTCCGAGTGCCCTGTCAATGCCTTGAAAATAACTAACTACAAGGTATAATTTTCGGGAGGAATACTATGAAAAATATTAAAAGAGACGAAAAAGACGGCGTCATCGAAATTTCGAGAGAGGGCGTTGAGAAAAGAGTCTTAAAATGGGAAGATTGTGTTTGCGTAGGATGCGGAATCTGTAACGAAATTTGTCCTACAAATGCTATTGAAATGGGGCCCCTTGGTGCCATTTTTAGAGGGGACATTGATGCTCCAAAACTAGATATTTCTGAAAAATGTGTTCTTTGTGGTATGTGTGCTTGTGCATGTCCATTTGATGCAGTTACTTTAAAAATTAACGATAAATTAAATACAGAAATGCCCCAATATCCAAAAATTAAAAGGGGTATCGAATTAAACCAGAAAAAATGTGTTTTATGTGAACAGTGTGAATTAGTTTGCCCACAGAGTGCAATTGATGTAGAAAGAACTATTCCTGAAAGAAAAACGTTGGTTTTAGGCGAAATTAACATTAAAAAAGATGCATGTGTTCTTTGTGGAATTTGTGCAGACTACTGCCCTGCTGATGCAATTGAATTAGTTCCAAACAAGATGAATGCACTAAATTTAAAGCCGATTGCGGACATAAAAGTGGATTTGGATGCATGCGTTTATTGTAAAGTTTGTGAAAAAGCTTGCCCGCATAACGCAATTGAAGCAATTTGTTACAAGTGCCCACTTGCAAGCAGAATTAAAAAGCCAGAACTTTACAGCGAAATTAAAGGTCAGACAAACATAGATAAAGATTTGTGTGTTTCATGCGGATGGTGTGCAAATATCTGTCCAGTTGAAGCAATAACTGTCGAAAAACCATTTGAAGGAGAATTATTAATCGATAATGATACTTGTGGAGCTTGTGGGGCCTGTATTTCAGTTTGCCCTTGTAAAGCACTTGTATTCCCAAAACCAGAAAAAGCTGCAGACAAGGTACCTAAAGTTTCAGTTAATCCGGCTGTCTGTATTTTATGTGGTGCATGTGCACAATCCTGTCCAGTAGATGCTTTAAAAGTTAAAAGGACAAAAATAAATATGACAGAAGCGAATGCACCGGCATGGAAGAAAGCTTTCGAAAAATTGATGAAATAATTGAGATTAAGTTCAAGGTGATTTAATGTACAAACTCGAAGTATATCCTGAGAAGTGTCATGGATGCGGAAACTGTGTTGTTGCATGCCCTGTAAATGCACAAGACCCTGATGTGTCAGGGGGTAAAGGTCCAAGTAGTGATGAAAAATTAATTATGAGAGTTGAAAACGGTGTTGTATCCATCGTAAATAACAGTTTGTGTGGTGGATGCGGCGCATGTATCGAAGCATGTCCTGTGGACGCTATTAAGTTAGTTATTGTAAAGTAACGACAGTTAAAGCATTTTCTATTTGTTGTTGGGTGATATTATGAAATTTATGCTAAATACTGGACGAACAATTTGGCAGGGCGAAGCTATTGAAGCTGGAAAAAACCTTGAAATGTACCGAAAAGCTGCTGCCGTCTGCTATATGAATGCTGAAGACATGGTGCTTTTAGGCGTTAAAGACGGGGATACCATAAAAATAACTTCAGAATATGGCGATGTTGCGGTACATGCATTGACAACTAAAGAACCAGCTCCAATTGGAATGATTTTTGTTCCAATGGGGCCATGGGCAAATCTTGTTGTTATACCTGATACTGAAAGTACATCAATGCCGTCATACAAGGGCCCACTTGCCGTTGAAGTTGAAAAATGCGATGAAGAAGTATTATTAATGGCTGACCTTATGAGAAAAGCATACATTAAATAATATTGATTTTTGGGTGATCTTTATGGAATACATAATCAAAAATGGTACCGTTTATGACCCGTTAAATAAAATTGACGGCGAAAAGATGGATATCTGTATAAAAGACGGAAAAATTGTAAGCTCTGTATCAAAGAATGCAATAGAGATAGATGCAAATAAAAAAATCGTCATGGCTGGAGGTGTTGACTCCCACAGCCACATTGCAGGAGCTAAAGTAAATACTGGTAGGGCATTAAGGCCTGAAGACAGTAAAAAGGATATCTACTCGAAAGAAGGTTTAAGAAAAGGTTCAGGATTTTCAATTCCTTCAACATTTAAGACGGGGTATCAATACTCTGGAATGGGTTATACGACAGTTATAGAAGCTGCAATGCCCCCGTTAGTTGCAAGACACACACATGAAGAATTTATGGATACCCCTCAAATCGATAAAGCTGCAATGCCTTTATTTGGTAACAGCTGGATGGTAATGGAGTATTTAAAAAATGGCGACCTTAGCATGTGTGCTGCATACATAGCTTGGGCACTTAAAGCTACAAAAGGCTTTGCAATAAAAATAGTAAACCCCGGTGGAACAGAAGCTTGGGGATGGGGTAAAAACGTTCATGGTTTAGATGATGAAGTGCCTTACTTTGGAATTACTCCAAGAGAAATCGTAACAGGACTTACAAAAGTAAACGAAATGCTTGGGCTCCCCCATTCTGTCCACGTACACCCAAATAACCTTGGACATCCTGGAAACTGGGAAACTACTCTTGAAACGATGGATTGTGTAAAGGGGATTAAAGCTAAACCAAAATACGGTGAAAGAGACACGGTTTATTATAACACTCACCTACAATTCCACTCTTACGGAGGAACTTCCTGGAAAGATTGCGTGAGTAAAGGAGTTGAAATGGCTGAGTACGTTAATAAAAACAGTCATGCAATGATTGACGTTGGACAGATAACTCTTGATGAAACAACGACAATGACTGCAGATGGCCCAATGGAATACGATCTTCACATGACAAATGGTCTTAAATGGGCAAACTGTGACGTTGAACTTGAAACCGGTTCGGGAGTAGTTCCATTTATCTATTCTCCAAAAGGACCGGTTTATTCCCTCCAGTGGGCAATTGGTTTAGATATTTTCTTATACACAAACCCTGAAAAAGTAATTCTAACAACTGACCACCCTAACGCAGGGCCATTTATCAGGTACCCTAGAGTTATTGCATGGCTACTTAGTAAAGAGTACCGAGACGACTGGATTAAAAACCGGGTTCATGCATGGGCCGCACAAAAGAGCCATATAACTGAAACTGATAAAGAATATTCAATGTATGAAATTGCGCAAGTTACAAGGGCAAATACTTCAAAAGTACTCGGTTTAAGTGATGACCGTGGACATTTGGGTGTAGGTGCAAAAGCAGACATTTCAATCTATGACATTAGCCCTGAAGAAAAATCCGGTAAAAAGATTGAAAAAGCGTTCCTTGAAGCAGCTTATGTTTTAAAAGATGGCGAAGTAGTTGTAAAGAATGGAAACGTAGTAAAAGAGATATATGGTGACACAATCTTTGTTAATGCAAAAATAAGCGAAGATTTAGAAGCAGAACTTTTAAGAGACCTGACTCCAAAATTCAAAAAATACTATTCCATTAATATCGAAAACTACCCTGTTCAGGATGCATATGCGAACAGCTGGATGCCAATAAACATTGATGCTACAGACATTAAATAAGGAATCTTATTCAATCTTTTTAGGTGAAATAATGAAAGAAGTAGTTCTTACATTAAAGGACGATGTTTTCGTACCTGTTGAAATGGACAAAGTAATTCCTGAAAAAATTCAGGAAATGAGTTTAGAAGAAATTGAAAAAATAGAGTTGCAACACGGAAATAAAACTGCAACAGTAAAGGAACTATTTAATGTTGAATTAAAAGAAAGCAGTGATCTAAAACTAACTATCAACAAATGTACCGGTAAATTTAAAAGAATTGGCGAAAAAATGACTGTTGGCGAAATCGTAGTTAACGGTGATGCTGGAATGTATGTTGGAGCCGAAATGAAGAAAGGAAAAATTACTGTAAACGGAAACGTTGGCGGATGGGTAGGTCAAAACTTAAAAGGTGGCGAAATCGTAGTTAACGGCAATGCAGAAGATTACGTTGGTTCATCTTACAGGGGCGACTGGAGAGGAATGAATGGCGGAACCATTACAATTAACGGAAACGCCGGTACCGAAATTGGAGAATACTTAAAAGGCGGAACAATTATTATTAAAGGAAATACTAAAATAATGCCCGGAGTTCACCAAAATGGTGGAATTATCATTATTGAAGGCGATGTCGAAGGTAGGGCTGGCGGCGAAATGATGGCCGGTGCAATTATAATTTATGGTAAATTAAACGGGATATTGCCATCCTTTAAATTCGAAGGTATCGTTGAAAATCCAGTAATTAAACTATCCAAAAAAGACGAAGGAAAAGAATTTAAAGGAACTTTTATCAAATTCAGCGGAGACCACGTAACTAACAAGCCTAAAGGGGAAGTTTACGTAGCTTTAGAAAATAACGCAGAATTATTATAATCTAAATTTCTTTTATTCCTTTATTCTTTTCTTCTGTTATTTTTTATTTTCTATATTAATTTTAATAAATTTTTAATCATTTTTTTATAGTGTTACCAATATAGTAATAATATAATTTAAAAACAAGAGGACAACTATGATTTTAGAATTAAATGGAATTTACGCAGGTCTCCGGTTTTCTTCGGCACATATAGTATTTGGGCATGATAGCTGTGGAGTGATTCATGGACATTCTTATTATGTCGATGTAAAACTCTCAGGAAGTCCTTCTGGGGATTTTGGTTTTGTATGCGACTTTAAAATCGTAAAGCAGATTGTAAAGGAACTTTGTAATGAATTAGACCATAAGTTACTTGTACCAAGAGACCATGATAATATGGAATACTCAATTGATGAAGATTCTATTTTTTTAGAGTACGTGGAAAAATCGGGTAAAGTAAAAAAATACATGTTTCCGCTTGAAGATATAAATTTACTCCCTTTAAAGTCAACCACTGCTGAAGAGCTGTCCATATATTTTACAGAATTTATTAAAAACAGACTTCAAAAGCTCAAAATGGATTCATCAATATTGGAAATCGAAACTACCGTAAACGAAGGAATAGGGCAAGGTGCAAGATACAAAATGCTGCTAAGATGACTTTAAATTGCTGTCTAAAATTAAATAAAAATATATATAAATTATAATTAGTACAATTAAGCATAATACTCATAATTTCTAAACCGGGTGATTAAAATGAACCTAGAGCTTTCAGTAACTGAAGCAATGAGCACCCCCGTTGCAACAGTAACTTTAGATACAACTGCTTACGATGTAGCAAATATTCTAAAAGATAAGGGAATTGGGTGTTTAATAGTAGTAAATGATGCTAAAAAGCCGGTTGGAATTGTAACGGAAAGAGATTTGGCACTTGGAGTAGTTTCAAGAAATTTAAAGTCAAAAGAAGTATTAGTTAAAGAACTTGTTTCTCCAAAATTAATATCTATACCTCCAAAATCCACTTTAATGGATGCAGCAAGAAAAATGGATGCAGAAAATGTTAAAAGGCTTCCAATAATCGATGGGGAAGAATTACTTGGAATTGTTACAGTTAGTGATATCACTAAGGTGTCTCCAGAATTATTCAATATTATGGTTGAAACAACCGAAATCCACAGTTCTGACTATGATTATGCAAAAAAAGAAATAATTGAAGGAATTTGTGAACTTTGTGGAAGTCAGGATAGTATAAATTACATTAACGGTAAATACATCTGTAAAAATTGTCGTGAAGATTCTGAAGAAGATGAAGACGAATACTAACCAAAAAGAGGGGATATTTTGAAAATTAAAGCACTTATCAGCGAAAAAAAGGTTGAAAAAGTATACCCTACTACAAAAATTATTGAAGCCCTTGAAATGATGAATAAAAACCATGTTAGACGGATACCCGTTGTAGCTCCGGGAACTGGACGAGTTGAAGGAATATTAACAAACATGGATATTGTAAATTTAATGGGAGGGGGTTCAAAATACAACCTTGTAAAGTTCAAGCACGAATATAACATGATTTCCGCAATAAATGAATCAGTTAAGGAAATCATGACTGATAACGTGGTATTCGTAAGAGAAAATGCAGAGTTAGAAGAAGTAATAGACCTTTTTGTTAGTAAAAAAATTGGCGGAGTTCCTGTTGTTGATAAGTCTGGAATACTCATATCCACGATAAATGAAAGGGATGTTATAAAATATTTGGAAGACAGCATCTATAAAAATATTCTCGTAAGAGACTGTATGACTGAAAAAGTTGTATGTGCAACGCCTGGGGAACGGCTAAAAGATGTTGCACGAACCATGCTTAGAAATGGATTTAGAAGACTTCCAGTAGTATTTGAGGAAAAATTAGTTGGAATAATTACCTCTACTGATTTTATATCATTACTTGGAAGCGATTGGGCATTTAATAATATGAAAACAGGAAATATTCGAGAAATAACTAATTTAAGAATTCAAGAGATAATGAAAAAAGACGTTTTATCAATTAGTCCAGATATGAAACTTTTTGATGCTGTTAAGGTCATGTCTGAAAAAGACATTGGTGTACTTCCAGTTGTTGAAGGAGAAATGTTAATTGGAATATTAACTGAAAAAGACGTTGTAAGCTGTATTTTTAAAAAGTAATTCTTTTTAAATTTTTATTTTTAGTATCATGATTATTTTTTTATAGTGAAATTTACTAATTGTTTTTCACGTTAGATAATATTCATTTTAATTCTGGTGATATTTTGAAAATTAAACCTGAATGCGCAGTATGTATCACAAGGCAGGTTGTTGATGCAGTGAAAGAGATAACAAGCGATGAAAAAGAGCGCTTTAAGTTAATACATGAAGGAATGAAAAAAATAAATGAAGTTTACGGGGAATTTATAGTTCCTGCATTTATGGGCACTAGTGTTCATAGACATTTAAAAGCAGTTTCTTATAATAATGACCCATATAAAAACTTGAAAGAATCTGCAAACGAATTTGCAATTAAATATTTAAAAGAAGAAGAGGCATTGCTTGAAGATATTGACCCTCTTAAACGATTAAAAAATAAAATAAAACTTTCAATTGCAGGAAATGTAATCGATTTTGGGCCATATGGTACAGATATTGACGTAACTGAAAAAGTAAAAAATACCGTAAGTGGAACACTAAAAATCGATTTTAGCAGTGAATTATTTGATGACTTAAAAAAATCAAAACAAATTTTCTATATCTGCGATAACGCAGGAGAAATTATATTTGACAGAGTTTTGATTGAAGAATTAAAAAAATACGTCAATGTAGTTGTTTCAGTTAAGGGCATGCCCATATTAAATGATGCTACCTATAATGACGCAGTTATTGCGGGAATTGATAAAATAACCCGTGTTATCACTAGCGGAACTGACGTAATTGGAACTAAGTTTGAGGAGTCTTCAAGCGAATTTATTGAAGAATTTAATAAGTCAGATATAATCATTGCAAAAGGAATGGGTAATTACGAAAGTTTAACAGAATACGAAGAAAATCCAGTATTTTTAAATGATAAAGAAAATAAAACCCCAAAATTAAAAGTTCCAATATATTATATATTTAAAGCTAAATGTCCGCCCATTGCAAAAAATGTTGGCGTAAATGAAGGTGACAATATACTTTTAAAAAAAAGCATAAGTAAAGTTTAAAATTAAGAAAAACTAATAAAAATAAAAATAGTTTTATCGTTATTTTGTTAATAAAAGGTGGTACTTTGGTAACTTATAAAGATGCTGGTGTTGATATATATGAAGAAGACAGGATTATTCGTGCACTTATTTCAAAAATAAATTTTGAACGGGAAGATGCGATAAAACCCGCAGATTTAAAAGGACATTATGCAGGAGCGATAGAATTTGGCGATTATTATTTGGTACTCTGTACTGACGGTGTTGGGAGTAAAATGGTAGTAGCAGAAATGGCAAACAATTTTGAAACCGTTCCAATCGATATGATTGCAATGAATGTAAACGATGCTATCTGTATAGGCGCTGAACCTGTTGCATTAGTTGACTACATGGCAGTTGAAGAAATTACAGAAAATATTGCAGAACAGATTGGAAAAGGTCTTAACGAAGGAATTAAAGAGTCAAACATTAATTTAATAGGTGGCGAAACTGCATCCTTACCAAATATGATAAAAGGAATTGACCTTGCAGGAACCGTTCTTGCAGTTGTAAAAAAAAGTGAGATTATTTCTGGTCAGACTGTAAAAAAAGGTGACGTAATAGTTGGTTTAAGAAGTAGCGGAATACATAGTAACGGTTTATCTCTTGCAAGAAAAGTATTTTTTGAAATTTCGAATTTAAATGTTAATAGTAAATTGTCATACGGAAAAACAGTTGCAGATGAACTTCTAACGCCTACAAGAATATACGTAAAGCCCGTTTTAGATATGATTAAAAAAGCAGACGTAAAAGGCCTTGCACACATTACTGGTGGTGGATTTAGGAAATTAAAAAGATTAAATAAGGAAGTATGCTATAAAATCGATAATTTACCAGAGATACCTCCCATATTTAAAGAAATCCAAACTTTAGGTAACGTTGCAGACGAAGAAATGTTTAAAACATTTAACATGGGCATTGGCTTTTGTGTAATTGTTTCGAAGGAAAATGCGGAAAAAATTATTGAAATTTCAAACCAATACAAAATTCCTGCATTTGTAATTGGTGAAATAGAAGATAATATTGAAATAGATGGAGAATTTAAAAAAGAAACCGTTTTAGTAGAATATAACGGTAAAAAAATGATTATGGAATAAATTAAGAATTGAAAGCTTTCAGGTGAATGTGGTGCCTACAATTAACGTAAATAAGGTTGATTTAGAAAGACTATGTAATTTGGTACTTTCTGATAAATTAATAGAAGACAAATTCCCGATGATGGGTGTTGAAGTTGAAGAAATCTTTGAAGAAATCGATAAATCTGGAAAAAAACAAAAAATTATCCAATTTTCAATAAATCCGGATAGGCCAGATTATTTAAGCGTTGAAGGTCTTGCGAGAGGATTCAGGGGATTCATGGGAATAAACACAGGATTTCAACAGTTTGACGTTTACGAGTCAGATACTAACGTTACGGTTTTAGATAATGAATCAAGGCCATATATTGCATTTGCACTTGTAAAAAATGTACAGATGGATGAAATGGTTCTTGAAAGCATTATTAACTTACAAGAAAAGCTCCACTGGGCACTTGGGAGAGATAGAAAAAAACTTGCAATTGGAGTTCATGACTTTGACATGGTTAAAGGCCCTTTTACATATAAAGAAATAAAAGGTGATGAAATTAAGTTCGCACCTTTAGGTTACGATAGTGAAGAAATGACTCCAAAAGAAATTCTTGAAAAACATGAAAAGGGACAAAAATACGGGAAATTAATAAAAGATGGTAAATTCCCAATTATCGTTGATTCTAAAAATAATGTTCTTTCAATGCCGCCAATAATAAATGGGACTCTTACAAAGGTAACAAAAAATTCGAAAAATTTATTAATCGACATTACGGGAACCGAAAAAGAAGCTGTTGAAGAAGCACTAAATATTTTTGTATGTTCTCTTTTTGAAAGAAGTGGAACAATATATTCCGTTAATGTAAATGGGAAAAGATATCCTGATTTAACTCCAAGATACCGGGAAATTTCGATTGATTTGATAAATAAAAAATTAGGGCTTGAATTAAATGCTGGAGAAATAATTTCTGCACTAAAAAAAGCAAGAATGGATGTAAAATTTGAAAACGAAAAGCTAATGGTTAAAATCCCCGCATACCGAAACGACATACTACATAATGTTGACTTAAAAGAGGAAGTTGCAAAAAATCACGGTTATGAAAAATTTGAGGGTAAATTGCCATCAATTGCTACAACAGGTTCAAGAAACCCTATTGAAAAAAAATGTAAACACTACCAAAATACAATGTTGGGATTTGGGTTTTTTGAAGTAATGAACCTTACTCTTTCAAATCAGGAAACATTATTTGAAAAAATGAATTTAAAATATTCTGAAAAAGATTATGTTGAAGTTTTAAAACCGGCTTCAATTGAACATCGGGTTTTAAGAACATCTATTCTTCCAATGCTCCTTGAAACACTCTTTATAAATAAACATAATGTACTCCCCCAAAAAATATTTGAAATTGGGGACTGCGTTTTAATCGATGAAAACGATACTAAAACAGATACTAAATGTAAAAATATCAAAAAAATTTCATGTGCAGTAGTACATCCTTTAACGAACTTTAATGAAATAAAAACTGTAACTGAAGGGCTCCTTAGGGAGACTTTTGGTGAATTTGAAATTGAAAATTATGAACATCCATCATTTATTTCTGGAAGGTGTGCAAAAATACTAAATAATGGGAAAGAAATCGGATTCTTTGGAGAAATTCATCCGGAAGTGATTTTAAATTTTGAACTTGAACACCCGATTGTTGCATTTGAAATTTTAATTGAATAATCATTTTTACTTTTTTAAAAACATGTTAATTTTAAAATCAATTTTTTAAGTCAGGAGGGGGGTTATTTTGCAGTTATTCATATTAGATAATGACCCAAAAAGAGCAGCAAAAATGCACTGTGATAAACACGTTGTAAAAATGACTCTTGAGACGGCCCAAATTTTATCAACCGTTCACCACCTCCATAATTCAATTTATGCGGAAAAATGTTATAAGAAAACCCATGAAAAACATCCTTG
It encodes:
- the fwdF gene encoding tungsten-dependent formylmethanofuran dehydrogenase subunit FwdF, which codes for MKNIKRDEKDGVIEISREGVEKRVLKWEDCVCVGCGICNEICPTNAIEMGPLGAIFRGDIDAPKLDISEKCVLCGMCACACPFDAVTLKINDKLNTEMPQYPKIKRGIELNQKKCVLCEQCELVCPQSAIDVERTIPERKTLVLGEINIKKDACVLCGICADYCPADAIELVPNKMNALNLKPIADIKVDLDACVYCKVCEKACPHNAIEAICYKCPLASRIKKPELYSEIKGQTNIDKDLCVSCGWCANICPVEAITVEKPFEGELLIDNDTCGACGACISVCPCKALVFPKPEKAADKVPKVSVNPAVCILCGACAQSCPVDALKVKRTKINMTEANAPAWKKAFEKLMK
- a CDS encoding 4Fe-4S binding protein, encoding MYKLEVYPEKCHGCGNCVVACPVNAQDPDVSGGKGPSSDEKLIMRVENGVVSIVNNSLCGGCGACIEACPVDAIKLVIVK
- the fwdD gene encoding tungsten-dependent formylmethanofuran dehydrogenase subunit FwdD, producing MKFMLNTGRTIWQGEAIEAGKNLEMYRKAAAVCYMNAEDMVLLGVKDGDTIKITSEYGDVAVHALTTKEPAPIGMIFVPMGPWANLVVIPDTESTSMPSYKGPLAVEVEKCDEEVLLMADLMRKAYIK
- the fwdA gene encoding tungsten-dependent formylmethanofuran dehydrogenase subunit FwdA, giving the protein MEYIIKNGTVYDPLNKIDGEKMDICIKDGKIVSSVSKNAIEIDANKKIVMAGGVDSHSHIAGAKVNTGRALRPEDSKKDIYSKEGLRKGSGFSIPSTFKTGYQYSGMGYTTVIEAAMPPLVARHTHEEFMDTPQIDKAAMPLFGNSWMVMEYLKNGDLSMCAAYIAWALKATKGFAIKIVNPGGTEAWGWGKNVHGLDDEVPYFGITPREIVTGLTKVNEMLGLPHSVHVHPNNLGHPGNWETTLETMDCVKGIKAKPKYGERDTVYYNTHLQFHSYGGTSWKDCVSKGVEMAEYVNKNSHAMIDVGQITLDETTTMTADGPMEYDLHMTNGLKWANCDVELETGSGVVPFIYSPKGPVYSLQWAIGLDIFLYTNPEKVILTTDHPNAGPFIRYPRVIAWLLSKEYRDDWIKNRVHAWAAQKSHITETDKEYSMYEIAQVTRANTSKVLGLSDDRGHLGVGAKADISIYDISPEEKSGKKIEKAFLEAAYVLKDGEVVVKNGNVVKEIYGDTIFVNAKISEDLEAELLRDLTPKFKKYYSINIENYPVQDAYANSWMPINIDATDIK
- the fwdC gene encoding tungsten-dependent formylmethanofuran dehydrogenase subunit FwdC — its product is MKEVVLTLKDDVFVPVEMDKVIPEKIQEMSLEEIEKIELQHGNKTATVKELFNVELKESSDLKLTINKCTGKFKRIGEKMTVGEIVVNGDAGMYVGAEMKKGKITVNGNVGGWVGQNLKGGEIVVNGNAEDYVGSSYRGDWRGMNGGTITINGNAGTEIGEYLKGGTIIIKGNTKIMPGVHQNGGIIIIEGDVEGRAGGEMMAGAIIIYGKLNGILPSFKFEGIVENPVIKLSKKDEGKEFKGTFIKFSGDHVTNKPKGEVYVALENNAELL
- a CDS encoding 6-carboxytetrahydropterin synthase QueD gives rise to the protein MILELNGIYAGLRFSSAHIVFGHDSCGVIHGHSYYVDVKLSGSPSGDFGFVCDFKIVKQIVKELCNELDHKLLVPRDHDNMEYSIDEDSIFLEYVEKSGKVKKYMFPLEDINLLPLKSTTAEELSIYFTEFIKNRLQKLKMDSSILEIETTVNEGIGQGARYKMLLR
- a CDS encoding CBS domain-containing protein, giving the protein MNLELSVTEAMSTPVATVTLDTTAYDVANILKDKGIGCLIVVNDAKKPVGIVTERDLALGVVSRNLKSKEVLVKELVSPKLISIPPKSTLMDAARKMDAENVKRLPIIDGEELLGIVTVSDITKVSPELFNIMVETTEIHSSDYDYAKKEIIEGICELCGSQDSINYINGKYICKNCREDSEEDEDEY
- a CDS encoding CBS domain-containing protein; the protein is MKIKALISEKKVEKVYPTTKIIEALEMMNKNHVRRIPVVAPGTGRVEGILTNMDIVNLMGGGSKYNLVKFKHEYNMISAINESVKEIMTDNVVFVRENAELEEVIDLFVSKKIGGVPVVDKSGILISTINERDVIKYLEDSIYKNILVRDCMTEKVVCATPGERLKDVARTMLRNGFRRLPVVFEEKLVGIITSTDFISLLGSDWAFNNMKTGNIREITNLRIQEIMKKDVLSISPDMKLFDAVKVMSEKDIGVLPVVEGEMLIGILTEKDVVSCIFKK
- a CDS encoding damage-control phosphatase ARMT1 family protein — encoded protein: MKIKPECAVCITRQVVDAVKEITSDEKERFKLIHEGMKKINEVYGEFIVPAFMGTSVHRHLKAVSYNNDPYKNLKESANEFAIKYLKEEEALLEDIDPLKRLKNKIKLSIAGNVIDFGPYGTDIDVTEKVKNTVSGTLKIDFSSELFDDLKKSKQIFYICDNAGEIIFDRVLIEELKKYVNVVVSVKGMPILNDATYNDAVIAGIDKITRVITSGTDVIGTKFEESSSEFIEEFNKSDIIIAKGMGNYESLTEYEENPVFLNDKENKTPKLKVPIYYIFKAKCPPIAKNVGVNEGDNILLKKSISKV
- the purM gene encoding phosphoribosylformylglycinamidine cyclo-ligase, which gives rise to MVTYKDAGVDIYEEDRIIRALISKINFEREDAIKPADLKGHYAGAIEFGDYYLVLCTDGVGSKMVVAEMANNFETVPIDMIAMNVNDAICIGAEPVALVDYMAVEEITENIAEQIGKGLNEGIKESNINLIGGETASLPNMIKGIDLAGTVLAVVKKSEIISGQTVKKGDVIVGLRSSGIHSNGLSLARKVFFEISNLNVNSKLSYGKTVADELLTPTRIYVKPVLDMIKKADVKGLAHITGGGFRKLKRLNKEVCYKIDNLPEIPPIFKEIQTLGNVADEEMFKTFNMGIGFCVIVSKENAEKIIEISNQYKIPAFVIGEIEDNIEIDGEFKKETVLVEYNGKKMIME
- the pheT gene encoding phenylalanine--tRNA ligase subunit beta — translated: MPTINVNKVDLERLCNLVLSDKLIEDKFPMMGVEVEEIFEEIDKSGKKQKIIQFSINPDRPDYLSVEGLARGFRGFMGINTGFQQFDVYESDTNVTVLDNESRPYIAFALVKNVQMDEMVLESIINLQEKLHWALGRDRKKLAIGVHDFDMVKGPFTYKEIKGDEIKFAPLGYDSEEMTPKEILEKHEKGQKYGKLIKDGKFPIIVDSKNNVLSMPPIINGTLTKVTKNSKNLLIDITGTEKEAVEEALNIFVCSLFERSGTIYSVNVNGKRYPDLTPRYREISIDLINKKLGLELNAGEIISALKKARMDVKFENEKLMVKIPAYRNDILHNVDLKEEVAKNHGYEKFEGKLPSIATTGSRNPIEKKCKHYQNTMLGFGFFEVMNLTLSNQETLFEKMNLKYSEKDYVEVLKPASIEHRVLRTSILPMLLETLFINKHNVLPQKIFEIGDCVLIDENDTKTDTKCKNIKKISCAVVHPLTNFNEIKTVTEGLLRETFGEFEIENYEHPSFISGRCAKILNNGKEIGFFGEIHPEVILNFELEHPIVAFEILIE